In one window of Arachis ipaensis cultivar K30076 chromosome B06, Araip1.1, whole genome shotgun sequence DNA:
- the LOC107645223 gene encoding uncharacterized protein LOC107645223 yields MPFTMKIQPIDSDVCEETRRLELVKPVAKWRLKRLFERQFPGVLRSSSAAAVAVEKIAGDDAHFGKDVAGADLEPNSVCLARMVQSFMEDNHDNKHPVSVKCSRNRCNCFNGNCDDNSDGESDAGFGETNQPPSGEALEILKGLVACGSKSERNLLADTAKIVEKNKIICKRKDGDCRKLVTEALLALGYDAAICKSRWEKTPFYPAGEYEYIDVIIGNERVVVDVDFRSEFEIARPTKAYKAILQTVPYIFVGKCERLQSMVAIVSEAAKQSLKKKGMPVPPWRKVEYVRAKWLSPHTRVFPPSSSQGIKNNAEENQVLAGGAGEFKVSRGESDESNIVIQSKPPEIKAKSSLSALAAVLNETP; encoded by the exons atgcctTTTACAATGAAGATTCAGCCGATTGATTCTGACGTTTGTGAAGAGACGAGGAGGCTGGAGTTGGTGAAGCCGGTGGCCAAGTGGCGGTTGAAGCGCCTCTTCGAGCGCCAGTTCCCCGGCGTTCTGAGGAGCTCGTCGGCGGCGGCGGTGGCGGTCGAGAAGATCGCCGGCGACGATGCGCATTTCGGCAAGGACGTAGCTGGTGCCGATTTGGAACCGAACTCCGTGTGTCTGGCGAGAATGGTGCAGAGTTTCATGGAAGATAATCACGATAATAAGCACCCGGTTTCCGTTAAGTGTTCCCGTAACCGCTGTAACTGCTTCAACGGCAACTGCGACGACAACTCCGACGGTGAATCGGACGCCGGTTTCGGAGAAACTAACCAGCCTCCCTCCGGCGAAGCTCTCGAAATCCTCAAG GGTTTGGTGGCGTGTGGGAGCAAGAGCGAGAGGAATCTGTTAGCGGACACAGCGAAGATAGTTGAGAAGAACAAGATAATCTGTAAACGCAAAGACGGCGATTGCAGAAAGCTCGTCACGGAGGCTTTGTTAGCTCTTGGCTACGATGCTGCAATCTGCAAATCTCGCTGGGAGAAAACTCCTTTCTATCCCGCTG gGGAATACGAGTACATTGATGTGATAATTGGGAACGAGAGAGTGGTGGTTGACGTTGATTTCAGATCGGAGTTCGAGATTGCTCGCCCGACCAAGGCGTACAAGGCGATCCTTCAAACTGTTCCGTACATATTCGTTGGCAAGTGTGAGCGGTTGCAGAGTATGGTGGCGATTGTGTCGGAGGCGGCGAAGCAGAGCTTGAAGAAGAAGGGAATGCCGGTTCCGCCGTGGAGGAAGGTCGAATACGTCAGAGCGAAATGGCTCTCCCCTCACACGCGAGTTTTTCCGCCTTCCTCCTCGCAAGGGATCAAAAACAACGCGGAGGAAAACCAGGTTTTGGCCGGCGGCGCCGGCGAGTTTAAAGTGAGTCGTGGCGAGTCGGATGAGTCTAATATTGTGATCCAATCCAAACCACCGGAGATAAAGGCCAAGAGCTCGCTCTCTGCTTTGGCTGCTGTGTTAAATGAAACCCcataa